Part of the Solwaraspora sp. WMMA2065 genome is shown below.
ACACCGGCTCACCTCGAGGCCGCGGAACCCGCAACCGGGATCCGCGGCCTTAGTTTTTGCCGCCGCACAGGTACGAGCAAGTCGGAAGCGATCCACGAGATCGAAGCGAAGAAAGAGGTGACCGGGCGATGAGTCTGGCGTTTGCCACTCTCGACCGCAGCGACTACCAGCCGGGGTGCCGGCCGGCCGCAACGGGCCAGCCGGACGTCGTGGCGGAGCTGCCGTGCCGGAAGTTCGACCCTGACCTGTGGTTCTCCGACTCCCCGACGGAGCTGGAGCTGGCCAAGTCGCTCTGCGTGGACTGCCCGCTGCGGGTGGAGTGCCTCGCCGGGGCGATCGAGCGGGCCGAGCCGTGGGGCGTCTGGGGCGGCGAGATCTTCGAGCGGGGGGCGGTCGTGCCGCGTAAGCGGCCCCGCGGCCGGCCACGCAAGGAGGACCTGGCCCGTGACGCCGCCCTGCGGGGCGAAGTCGAGGCACGCATGGCGGCCAACGGCGTCGTCGGTGCCCGCGGCACCGTCCGGCTGGCGGCCTGACATGCATCGGATCACGACGAGCACCGGCCGGGCGCCGGCACAGACCACCCACACCGCAGCACCGACCATCACAGGAGAAACCGTCATGCACTTGCTCTACGAGGCGCTCTCCCGGGCGCGAATGCAACCGCCTCAGGCCGGCACCGCGCGTACTGAGGCACCCCGATCCGCCCGCACCGTCGCCATGCAGGCCCGGCACCTCTGGGCCCGCAGCCTGAGCGGGCGCTGACCGAGCCCGGTCCCCGCTGTACACAGCGGGGACCGGGCACTACCCCACCACCCGTGCGTGCGGGTCAGCCGGTCGGGGCGAAACCCGGCAGCCAGCGCCGCACCACGTCCCGGTACCGGGCCCGGGCCTCCAGTTGGCTGAGCACCCCGATCGAGCCGAGCGTCACCCGGTGGATCAACAGGTAGGCCGGCGGCAGGTTGAGGTGTCGGCTCAGCTGGTAAGCCGGCGACTTCGGGTTGGCCAGCCGGGCCGCCTCGTCGCGCAGCCACTGCCGGGTGAACTGGAACTCCTCGGCCGCCAGCGGCGCCAGCATCGGCAGCAGGAAGTCGAGCACCGCTGGGGCGTCGATCGGGTCGTCCGGTTTGATGAAGCCCTCGTCGCGCAGCCCGGCCACCACCGCGTCGGCGTCCCCGTCGAGCGTCAGCCGGACCAGCCGGCCGATCGGCTCGGGATGCCCGCCGGGCAGTCGGGCCACGGCACCGAAGTCGACCACGCCGAGCCGGCCGTCGTCGAGCAGCCGGAAGTTGCCCGGATGCGGGTCGGCGTGCAGCAGCCCGGCGCGGGCCGGCGCGGAGAAATGCAGCACCGCCATCAGCAGCCCGGCCCGGTCGCGTTGGTCCGCCGTACCGGAAGAAACGATCTTCGAAAGCGGGATGCCGTCGATCCACTCGGTGACCAGCACCCGGGGCGCGGCGGCGAGCACCGCCGGCACCATGATCTGGTCGTCGCCGGCGTACGCGGTGGCGAACGCCCGCTGCGACTCGGCCTCCAGCTCGTAGTCCAGCTCCTCGGCCAGCCGGTTCAGCAGCTCGTTGAGCAGCGGCTTGATGTCCAGCCCAGGCTGGATCGCCCGGAACATGGTGCTCAGCCGGGACAACTGCTTGAAGTCAGCGAGCAGGGCGTCGCCGGCCCCCGGATACTGCACCTTGACCGCCACCGGCCGGCCAGCTGCGGAGCCGTCGCGCCACACCGCCCGGTGCACCTGGCCGATGCTGGCCGCGGCGGCCGGCCGGTCGTTGAATTCGACGAACCGTTCCCGCCAGTCGGCGCCGAGCTGCTCGGCCAGCACCTTGTGCACCGACCCGGCGGGCAACGGCGGGGCGGCCTCCTGCAGCTTGGTCAAGGCTTGGCGGTACGGAGCGGCGAGCTCCTCCGGCAGCGCCGCCTCGAACACCGACAGCGCCTGTCCCGCCTTCATCGCACCACCCTTGAGCTGTCCGAGCACGCTGAACAGCTGCTCGGCGGTGCGTTCCTGGATCTCGGTGGAGATCACGTCGGAGGCGAGCCCGGTGACCCGCTTGCCCAGCCCCAGGACGGTGCGGCCGGCGAAGCCGATCGGCAGCGCGGCGAGTTTGGCGGTCCTGGACACGGCCCAGCGAGGGATTTCGGTCACCTGGCCATTGTTACCGACGATCGCGGACCGTGACCCCTGGCTGAGCGTGGCTCATGCCACCGGCCCCCGGAGCGTGGCCCATCCCATCGGCAGGGCTCCGCCCCGGTGTGCAGCGGCGCGGGCGGCGACGGTGGCAGTGGCAGCCCTGGTGGGCAGGCCAGGCCCGGCGTCGCAGCCGGGCCGGGGCGTGCACCTCGAGCGCCGCCCCGATCGTCTCCGGGCTCCCACCGTCGACGAACGCCAGGATCTCGGCCGTCCCGACGCTCACCGCCGCCAGCAGGGTCGCCGAGTCGCAGATCGTCGCCGGGCCGATCGCGCACAGTTGCGACGCCAGCTGCGGCCAGCCCGGATCCCGGTCCTGGCGGTGCAGGTCCAGGCAGTTGAGGCACGGTGTGCCGGTCGTCGGCACGAGCGGGCCGACCACCGGCGTCCGGTCCCGGATGTCGACCAGCAGGTGGGCCTGCCGGTGCCGGGCGTAGCTCGCGGCGAGCAGGTTGGCTGGCCGGTCGGCGCCGAGCAGCACCGTCAGGGTGGCCTGGCCGGGCCGTACCGGGCGGGTCTCGACCCCGGGAACCGCCTGGCTGACGGCGGCGGCGACGGCTTCCCGGGCTTCGCGCGTATCGGCCAGGTCGATGGCGACGTGGCCGATCCCCGCCTCGGCCACCGCGACGGCCAGCGGCCGGGCCAGCCGACCCCGGCCGGTCAGCACGATCCGGGCGGCGGCGCGCCGCCGCAGGATCTGCGCCGGGGTGCCGGGAAGTTCGTCGCGGCGCAGCGCCAGGGCGGTCGCCTCGGCGGTCAACCGGTGCCGGGCGTGCTCCGGCAGGTTCGCTGGCAGCAGGGTGTGCGCGCCGACGATCAGGCCTCGGGCGATCAGCATGTCCAGCAGGTGCCGGGCCTGGTCGGCCGGGACGCCGAGCCGGACGGCGTGGTCCACTACGGCGCGGGTCGACCGGCTGCCGTCGAGGAGGTCGAGCAGCCGGGACAGTGCCGGGTCGGTGAGGTCGAGCAGTACGGCGTGCGCCGGGTCCGAGCCGAGCTGCAGAGTGTCGCGGTCCCGCCAGAGGCGGGCCAGGCCGGGCAACAGAGTCGGCCTGAGCAGGGGATTGGTGGGCATGGACAACAGGCTGTCACCGTAACGGAACGCTCGTTGGCTCGTTATCCACAGCCTGTGCCCCGCACATCCTCGGTTATCCACAGGTTCCGGGGAGTTTTCCACAGCCCGGTCGGTGGGGTGTCGCGGCTCGGACATGACGCAGCGTGTAGTG
Proteins encoded:
- a CDS encoding WhiB family transcriptional regulator produces the protein MSLAFATLDRSDYQPGCRPAATGQPDVVAELPCRKFDPDLWFSDSPTELELAKSLCVDCPLRVECLAGAIERAEPWGVWGGEIFERGAVVPRKRPRGRPRKEDLARDAALRGEVEARMAANGVVGARGTVRLAA
- a CDS encoding AarF/ABC1/UbiB kinase family protein, which encodes MTEIPRWAVSRTAKLAALPIGFAGRTVLGLGKRVTGLASDVISTEIQERTAEQLFSVLGQLKGGAMKAGQALSVFEAALPEELAAPYRQALTKLQEAAPPLPAGSVHKVLAEQLGADWRERFVEFNDRPAAAASIGQVHRAVWRDGSAAGRPVAVKVQYPGAGDALLADFKQLSRLSTMFRAIQPGLDIKPLLNELLNRLAEELDYELEAESQRAFATAYAGDDQIMVPAVLAAAPRVLVTEWIDGIPLSKIVSSGTADQRDRAGLLMAVLHFSAPARAGLLHADPHPGNFRLLDDGRLGVVDFGAVARLPGGHPEPIGRLVRLTLDGDADAVVAGLRDEGFIKPDDPIDAPAVLDFLLPMLAPLAAEEFQFTRQWLRDEAARLANPKSPAYQLSRHLNLPPAYLLIHRVTLGSIGVLSQLEARARYRDVVRRWLPGFAPTG